In Cytophagia bacterium CHB2, a single genomic region encodes these proteins:
- a CDS encoding NAD(P)-dependent oxidoreductase translates to MKNVDQLEDVMTTPSPALIETLVQTPGDILILGVSGKMGPTLARLAKRAITQAGAKKRVIGVARFSNAAAREELHKSGIETIACDLLNPHDIQQLPDVENVMYMIGMKFGSTGREAETWAVNAYIPAIVTQKFKNSRIVLFSTGNVYPLTPVKFGGSKESDATGPIGEYAQSALARERIFEYFCRAQQTPGVILRLNYAIDLRYGVLLDVAQKVFHGQTIDLSMGHANVIWQGDANAMALRCFGLTQTPPLVLNLTGPETVSIRRLAERFGALFGKSPVFAGEESETALLSDAGRCFELLGYPAVALEQMIQWVAHWMKISGPTLAKPTHFETRTGKF, encoded by the coding sequence ATTAAAAATGTTGACCAGCTCGAAGACGTGATGACCACGCCGTCGCCGGCTTTAATCGAAACTCTTGTGCAAACACCCGGCGACATTCTCATACTCGGCGTAAGCGGAAAAATGGGCCCGACTCTCGCGCGGCTTGCAAAAAGAGCCATCACACAAGCCGGCGCGAAGAAGCGAGTCATCGGCGTGGCGCGCTTCTCGAATGCAGCGGCCCGAGAAGAGCTGCACAAGTCAGGCATTGAGACGATTGCCTGCGACTTGCTCAATCCGCATGACATTCAACAATTACCCGACGTCGAAAATGTCATGTACATGATCGGCATGAAATTCGGCAGCACCGGGCGCGAAGCTGAAACCTGGGCCGTCAACGCTTACATTCCCGCAATCGTTACACAAAAATTCAAAAATTCACGGATCGTTTTGTTTTCGACCGGCAATGTTTATCCACTCACACCGGTCAAATTCGGCGGCAGCAAAGAGTCGGACGCTACCGGGCCGATTGGCGAATATGCGCAATCGGCATTGGCGCGCGAGCGCATCTTCGAATACTTTTGCCGCGCGCAACAAACACCGGGCGTCATTCTGCGTTTGAATTATGCCATTGATTTGCGCTATGGCGTGCTGCTCGATGTTGCGCAAAAAGTCTTTCATGGCCAGACCATCGATCTGAGCATGGGGCATGCCAATGTCATCTGGCAGGGCGATGCCAATGCCATGGCCCTGCGCTGTTTTGGCTTGACGCAAACACCGCCGTTGGTGCTCAACCTCACCGGCCCGGAAACCGTTTCCATTCGCCGCCTGGCCGAACGTTTTGGCGCATTGTTCGGCAAATCACCGGTGTTTGCGGGTGAAGAATCTGAAACGGCTTTGTTAAGTGATGCCGGTCGCTGCTTTGAATTGCTGGGCTATCCGGCAGTCGCATTGGAACAAATGATTCAATGGGTCGCGCATTGGATGAAAATCTCCGGCCCAACACTCGCCAAGCCCACCCACTTCGAAACGCGCACAGGAAAGTTCTGA